Proteins encoded in a region of the Piliocolobus tephrosceles isolate RC106 chromosome 18, ASM277652v3, whole genome shotgun sequence genome:
- the MBD1 gene encoding methyl-CpG-binding domain protein 1 isoform X15, translating into MAEDWLDCPALGPGWKRREVFRKSGATCGRSDTYYQSPTGDRIRSKVELTRYLGPACDLTLFDFKQGILCYPAPKAHPVAVANKKRKKPSRPAKTRKRQVGPQSGEVRKEAPRDETKADTDTAPASFPAPGCCENCGISFSGDGTQRQRLKTLCKDCRAQRIAFNREQRMFKRVGCGECAACQVTEDCGACSTCLLQLPHDVASGLFCKCERRRCLRIVERSRGCGVCRGCQTQEDCGRCPICLRPPRPGLRRQWKCVQRRCLRGKHARRKGGCDSKMAARRRPGAQPLPPPPPSQSPEPTEPKRLLPSVWSESEDGAGSPPPYRRRKRPSSARRHHLGPTLKPTLATRTAQPDHTQAPTKQEAGGGFVLPPPGTDLVFLREGASSPVQVPGPVAASTEALLQEAQCSGLSWVVALPQVKQEKADTQDEWTPGTAVLTSPVLVPGCPSKAVDPGLPSVKQEPPDPEEDKEENKDDSASKLAPEEEAGGAGTPVITEIFSLGGTRFRDTAVWLPSLQGRHSGREDGCKVWETEDTVEPTSTSWNPRGWPGTHVSLSPPPASMMWVSCRRSWCPSSQS; encoded by the exons CCCCACAGGAGACAGGATCCGAAGCAAAGTTGAGCTGACTCGATACCTGGGCCCTGCGTGTGATCTCACCCTCTTCGACTTCAAACAAGGCATCTTGTGCTATCCAGCCCCCAAG GCCCATCCTGTGGCTGTTGCCAACAAGAAGCGAAAGAAGCCTTCAAGGCCAGCCAAGACTCGGAAACGTCAGGTTGGACCCCAGAGTGGTGAGGTCAGGAAGGAGGCCCCAAGGGACGAGACCAAGGCTGACACTGACACAGCCCCAGCTTCATTCCCTGCTCCTGG ATGCTGTGAGAACTGTGGAATCAGCTTCTCAGGGGATGGCACCCAAAGGCAGCGGCTCAAAACGTTGTGCAAAGACTGTCGAG CACAGAGAATCGCCTTCAACCGAGAACAGAGAATGTTTAAG CGTGTGGGCTGTGGGGAGTGTGCAGCCTGCCAGGTAACAGAAGACTGTGGGGCCTGCTCCACGTGCCTCCTGCAGCTGCCCCATGATGTGGCATCGGGGCTGTTCTGCAAATGTGAACGGAGACGCTGCCTCCGGATTGTGGAAAGG AGCCGAGGGTGTGGAGTATGCCGGGGCTGTCAGACCCAAGAGGACTGTGGCCGCTGCCCCATCTGCCTTCGTCCTCCCCGCCCTGGTCTCAGGCGCCAGTGGAAATGTGTCCAGCGACGTTGCCTACGG GGTAAACATGCCCGCCGCAAAGGAGGCTGTGACTCCAAGATGGCTGCCAGGAGGCGCCCCGGAGCCCAGccactgcctccacctcccccatCACAGTCCCCAGAGCCCACAGAGCCG AAGCGGCTGCTGCCCAGTGTCTGGTCAGAGTCTGAGGATGGGGCAGGATCGCCCCCACCTTACCGTCGTCGAAAGAGGCCCAGCTCTGCCCGACGTCACCATCTTGGGCCTACCTTGAAGCCCACCTTGGCTACACGCACAGCCCAACCAGACCATACCCAGGCTCCAACGAAGCAGGAAGCAGGTGGTGGCTTTGTGCTGCCCCCACCTGGCACTGACCTTGTGTTTTTACGGGAGGGCGCAAGCAGTCCTGTGCAGGTGCCAGGCCCTGTTGCAGCTTCCACAGAAGCCCTGTTGCAG GAGGCCCAGTGCTCTGGCCTGAGTTGGGTTGTGGCCTTACCCCAGGTGAAGCAAGAGAAGGCGGATACCCAGGACGAGTGGACACCAGGCACAGCTGTCCTGACTTCTCCCGTATTGGTGCCTGGCTGCCCTAGCAAG GCAGTAGACCCAGGCCTGCCATCTGTGAAGCAAGAGCCACCTGACCCTGAGGAGGACAAGGAGGAGAACAAGGATGACTCTGCCTCCAAACTGGCcccagaggaagaggcaggaggggCTGGCACACCCGTG ATCACGGAGATTTTCAGCCTGGGTGGAACCCGCTTCCGAGATACAGCGGTCTGGTTGCCAAG TCTGCAGGGCAGGCACTCGGGAAGGGAAGATGGATGTAAAGTGTGGGAGACCGAGGACACAGTGGAGCCCACGAGCACGAGCTGGAACCCACGAGGATGGCCTGGAACCCATGTCAGTCTCTCACCACCTCCAGCTTCGATGATGTGGGTGTCCTGCAGAAGAAGCTGGTGCCCttcctcacagagttaa
- the MBD1 gene encoding methyl-CpG-binding domain protein 1 isoform X13, giving the protein MAEDWLDCPALGPGWKRREVFRKSGATCGRSDTYYQSPTGDRIRSKVELTRYLGPACDLTLFDFKQGILCYPAPKAHPVAVANKKRKKPSRPAKTRKRQVGPQSGEVRKEAPRDETKADTDTAPASFPAPGCCENCGISFSGDGTQRQRLKTLCKDCRAQRIAFNREQRMFKRVGCGECAACQVTEDCGACSTCLLQLPHDVASGLFCKCERRRCLRIVERSRGCGVCRGCQTQEDCGRCPICLRPPRPGLRRQWKCVQRRCLRGKHARRKGGCDSKMAARRRPGAQPLPPPPPSQSPEPTEPHPRALAPSPPAEFIYYCVDEDELPYTNRRQNRKCGACAACLRRMDCGRCDFCCDKPKFGGSNQKRQKCRWRQCLQFAMKRLLPSVWSESEDGAGSPPPYRRRKRPSSARRHHLGPTLKPTLATRTAQPDHTQAPTKQEAGGGFVLPPPGTDLVFLREGASSPVQVPGPVAASTEALLQVKQEKADTQDEWTPGTAVLTSPVLVPGCPSKAVDPGLPSVKQEPPDPEEDKEENKDDSASKLAPEEEAGGAGTPVITEIFSLGGTRFRDTAVWLPRSKDLKKPGARKQ; this is encoded by the exons CCCCACAGGAGACAGGATCCGAAGCAAAGTTGAGCTGACTCGATACCTGGGCCCTGCGTGTGATCTCACCCTCTTCGACTTCAAACAAGGCATCTTGTGCTATCCAGCCCCCAAG GCCCATCCTGTGGCTGTTGCCAACAAGAAGCGAAAGAAGCCTTCAAGGCCAGCCAAGACTCGGAAACGTCAGGTTGGACCCCAGAGTGGTGAGGTCAGGAAGGAGGCCCCAAGGGACGAGACCAAGGCTGACACTGACACAGCCCCAGCTTCATTCCCTGCTCCTGG ATGCTGTGAGAACTGTGGAATCAGCTTCTCAGGGGATGGCACCCAAAGGCAGCGGCTCAAAACGTTGTGCAAAGACTGTCGAG CACAGAGAATCGCCTTCAACCGAGAACAGAGAATGTTTAAG CGTGTGGGCTGTGGGGAGTGTGCAGCCTGCCAGGTAACAGAAGACTGTGGGGCCTGCTCCACGTGCCTCCTGCAGCTGCCCCATGATGTGGCATCGGGGCTGTTCTGCAAATGTGAACGGAGACGCTGCCTCCGGATTGTGGAAAGG AGCCGAGGGTGTGGAGTATGCCGGGGCTGTCAGACCCAAGAGGACTGTGGCCGCTGCCCCATCTGCCTTCGTCCTCCCCGCCCTGGTCTCAGGCGCCAGTGGAAATGTGTCCAGCGACGTTGCCTACGG GGTAAACATGCCCGCCGCAAAGGAGGCTGTGACTCCAAGATGGCTGCCAGGAGGCGCCCCGGAGCCCAGccactgcctccacctcccccatCACAGTCCCCAGAGCCCACAGAGCCG CACCCCAGAGCCCTGGCCCCCTCGCCACCTGCCGAATTCATCTATTACTGTGTAGACGAGGACGAGCTA CCCTACACGAACCGCCGGCAGAACCGCAAGTGCGGGGCCTGTGCAGCCTGCCTACGGCGGATGGACTGTGGCCGCTGCGACTTCTGCTGCGACAAGCCCAAATTCGGGGGCAGCAACCAGAAGCGCCAGAAGTGTCGTTGGCGCCAATGCCTGCAGTTTGCCATG AAGCGGCTGCTGCCCAGTGTCTGGTCAGAGTCTGAGGATGGGGCAGGATCGCCCCCACCTTACCGTCGTCGAAAGAGGCCCAGCTCTGCCCGACGTCACCATCTTGGGCCTACCTTGAAGCCCACCTTGGCTACACGCACAGCCCAACCAGACCATACCCAGGCTCCAACGAAGCAGGAAGCAGGTGGTGGCTTTGTGCTGCCCCCACCTGGCACTGACCTTGTGTTTTTACGGGAGGGCGCAAGCAGTCCTGTGCAGGTGCCAGGCCCTGTTGCAGCTTCCACAGAAGCCCTGTTGCAG GTGAAGCAAGAGAAGGCGGATACCCAGGACGAGTGGACACCAGGCACAGCTGTCCTGACTTCTCCCGTATTGGTGCCTGGCTGCCCTAGCAAG GCAGTAGACCCAGGCCTGCCATCTGTGAAGCAAGAGCCACCTGACCCTGAGGAGGACAAGGAGGAGAACAAGGATGACTCTGCCTCCAAACTGGCcccagaggaagaggcaggaggggCTGGCACACCCGTG ATCACGGAGATTTTCAGCCTGGGTGGAACCCGCTTCCGAGATACAGCGGTCTGGTTGCCAAG GTCCAAAGACCTTAAAAAACCTGGAGCTAGAAAGCAGTAG
- the MBD1 gene encoding methyl-CpG-binding domain protein 1 isoform X19, with product MAEDWLDCPALGPGWKRREVFRKSGATCGRSDTYYQSPTGDRIRSKVELTRYLGPACDLTLFDFKQGILCYPAPKAHPVAVANKKRKKPSRPAKTRKRQVGPQSGEVRKEAPRDETKADTDTAPASFPAPGCCENCGISFSGDGTQRQRLKTLCKDCRAQRIAFNREQRMFKRVGCGECAACQVTEDCGACSTCLLQLPHDVASGLFCKCERRRCLRIVERSRGCGVCRGCQTQEDCGRCPICLRPPRPGLRRQWKCVQRRCLRGKHARRKGGCDSKMAARRRPGAQPLPPPPPSQSPEPTEPHPRALAPSPPAEFIYYCVDEDELKRLLPSVWSESEDGAGSPPPYRRRKRPSSARRHHLGPTLKPTLATRTAQPDHTQAPTKQEAGGGFVLPPPGTDLVFLREGASSPVQVPGPVAASTEALLQEAQCSGLSWVVALPQVKQEKADTQDEWTPGTAVLTSPVLVPGCPSKAVDPGLPSVKQEPPDPEEDKEENKDDSASKLAPEEEAGGAGTPVITEIFSLGGTRFRDTAVWLPRSKDLKKPGARKQ from the exons CCCCACAGGAGACAGGATCCGAAGCAAAGTTGAGCTGACTCGATACCTGGGCCCTGCGTGTGATCTCACCCTCTTCGACTTCAAACAAGGCATCTTGTGCTATCCAGCCCCCAAG GCCCATCCTGTGGCTGTTGCCAACAAGAAGCGAAAGAAGCCTTCAAGGCCAGCCAAGACTCGGAAACGTCAGGTTGGACCCCAGAGTGGTGAGGTCAGGAAGGAGGCCCCAAGGGACGAGACCAAGGCTGACACTGACACAGCCCCAGCTTCATTCCCTGCTCCTGG ATGCTGTGAGAACTGTGGAATCAGCTTCTCAGGGGATGGCACCCAAAGGCAGCGGCTCAAAACGTTGTGCAAAGACTGTCGAG CACAGAGAATCGCCTTCAACCGAGAACAGAGAATGTTTAAG CGTGTGGGCTGTGGGGAGTGTGCAGCCTGCCAGGTAACAGAAGACTGTGGGGCCTGCTCCACGTGCCTCCTGCAGCTGCCCCATGATGTGGCATCGGGGCTGTTCTGCAAATGTGAACGGAGACGCTGCCTCCGGATTGTGGAAAGG AGCCGAGGGTGTGGAGTATGCCGGGGCTGTCAGACCCAAGAGGACTGTGGCCGCTGCCCCATCTGCCTTCGTCCTCCCCGCCCTGGTCTCAGGCGCCAGTGGAAATGTGTCCAGCGACGTTGCCTACGG GGTAAACATGCCCGCCGCAAAGGAGGCTGTGACTCCAAGATGGCTGCCAGGAGGCGCCCCGGAGCCCAGccactgcctccacctcccccatCACAGTCCCCAGAGCCCACAGAGCCG CACCCCAGAGCCCTGGCCCCCTCGCCACCTGCCGAATTCATCTATTACTGTGTAGACGAGGACGAGCTA AAGCGGCTGCTGCCCAGTGTCTGGTCAGAGTCTGAGGATGGGGCAGGATCGCCCCCACCTTACCGTCGTCGAAAGAGGCCCAGCTCTGCCCGACGTCACCATCTTGGGCCTACCTTGAAGCCCACCTTGGCTACACGCACAGCCCAACCAGACCATACCCAGGCTCCAACGAAGCAGGAAGCAGGTGGTGGCTTTGTGCTGCCCCCACCTGGCACTGACCTTGTGTTTTTACGGGAGGGCGCAAGCAGTCCTGTGCAGGTGCCAGGCCCTGTTGCAGCTTCCACAGAAGCCCTGTTGCAG GAGGCCCAGTGCTCTGGCCTGAGTTGGGTTGTGGCCTTACCCCAGGTGAAGCAAGAGAAGGCGGATACCCAGGACGAGTGGACACCAGGCACAGCTGTCCTGACTTCTCCCGTATTGGTGCCTGGCTGCCCTAGCAAG GCAGTAGACCCAGGCCTGCCATCTGTGAAGCAAGAGCCACCTGACCCTGAGGAGGACAAGGAGGAGAACAAGGATGACTCTGCCTCCAAACTGGCcccagaggaagaggcaggaggggCTGGCACACCCGTG ATCACGGAGATTTTCAGCCTGGGTGGAACCCGCTTCCGAGATACAGCGGTCTGGTTGCCAAG GTCCAAAGACCTTAAAAAACCTGGAGCTAGAAAGCAGTAG
- the MBD1 gene encoding methyl-CpG-binding domain protein 1 isoform X11, protein MAEDWLDCPALGPGWKRREVFRKSGATCGRSDTYYQSPTGDRIRSKVELTRYLGPACDLTLFDFKQGILCYPAPKAHPVAVANKKRKKPSRPAKTRKRQVGPQSGEVRKEAPRDETKADTDTAPASFPAPGCCENCGISFSGDGTQRQRLKTLCKDCRAQRIAFNREQRMFKRVGCGECAACQVTEDCGACSTCLLQLPHDVASGLFCKCERRRCLRIVERSRGCGVCRGCQTQEDCGRCPICLRPPRPGLRRQWKCVQRRCLRGKHARRKGGCDSKMAARRRPGAQPLPPPPPSQSPEPTEPHPRALAPSPPAEFIYYCVDEDELKRLLPSVWSESEDGAGSPPPYRRRKRPSSARRHHLGPTLKPTLATRTAQPDHTQAPTKQEAGGGFVLPPPGTDLVFLREGASSPVQVPGPVAASTEALLQEAQCSGLSWVVALPQVKQEKADTQDEWTPGTAVLTSPVLVPGCPSKAVDPGLPSVKQEPPDPEEDKEENKDDSASKLAPEEEAGGAGTPVITEIFSLGGTRFRDTAVWLPSLQGRHSGREDGCKVWETEDTVEPTSTSWNPRGWPGTHVSLSPPPASMMWVSCRRSWCPSSQS, encoded by the exons CCCCACAGGAGACAGGATCCGAAGCAAAGTTGAGCTGACTCGATACCTGGGCCCTGCGTGTGATCTCACCCTCTTCGACTTCAAACAAGGCATCTTGTGCTATCCAGCCCCCAAG GCCCATCCTGTGGCTGTTGCCAACAAGAAGCGAAAGAAGCCTTCAAGGCCAGCCAAGACTCGGAAACGTCAGGTTGGACCCCAGAGTGGTGAGGTCAGGAAGGAGGCCCCAAGGGACGAGACCAAGGCTGACACTGACACAGCCCCAGCTTCATTCCCTGCTCCTGG ATGCTGTGAGAACTGTGGAATCAGCTTCTCAGGGGATGGCACCCAAAGGCAGCGGCTCAAAACGTTGTGCAAAGACTGTCGAG CACAGAGAATCGCCTTCAACCGAGAACAGAGAATGTTTAAG CGTGTGGGCTGTGGGGAGTGTGCAGCCTGCCAGGTAACAGAAGACTGTGGGGCCTGCTCCACGTGCCTCCTGCAGCTGCCCCATGATGTGGCATCGGGGCTGTTCTGCAAATGTGAACGGAGACGCTGCCTCCGGATTGTGGAAAGG AGCCGAGGGTGTGGAGTATGCCGGGGCTGTCAGACCCAAGAGGACTGTGGCCGCTGCCCCATCTGCCTTCGTCCTCCCCGCCCTGGTCTCAGGCGCCAGTGGAAATGTGTCCAGCGACGTTGCCTACGG GGTAAACATGCCCGCCGCAAAGGAGGCTGTGACTCCAAGATGGCTGCCAGGAGGCGCCCCGGAGCCCAGccactgcctccacctcccccatCACAGTCCCCAGAGCCCACAGAGCCG CACCCCAGAGCCCTGGCCCCCTCGCCACCTGCCGAATTCATCTATTACTGTGTAGACGAGGACGAGCTA AAGCGGCTGCTGCCCAGTGTCTGGTCAGAGTCTGAGGATGGGGCAGGATCGCCCCCACCTTACCGTCGTCGAAAGAGGCCCAGCTCTGCCCGACGTCACCATCTTGGGCCTACCTTGAAGCCCACCTTGGCTACACGCACAGCCCAACCAGACCATACCCAGGCTCCAACGAAGCAGGAAGCAGGTGGTGGCTTTGTGCTGCCCCCACCTGGCACTGACCTTGTGTTTTTACGGGAGGGCGCAAGCAGTCCTGTGCAGGTGCCAGGCCCTGTTGCAGCTTCCACAGAAGCCCTGTTGCAG GAGGCCCAGTGCTCTGGCCTGAGTTGGGTTGTGGCCTTACCCCAGGTGAAGCAAGAGAAGGCGGATACCCAGGACGAGTGGACACCAGGCACAGCTGTCCTGACTTCTCCCGTATTGGTGCCTGGCTGCCCTAGCAAG GCAGTAGACCCAGGCCTGCCATCTGTGAAGCAAGAGCCACCTGACCCTGAGGAGGACAAGGAGGAGAACAAGGATGACTCTGCCTCCAAACTGGCcccagaggaagaggcaggaggggCTGGCACACCCGTG ATCACGGAGATTTTCAGCCTGGGTGGAACCCGCTTCCGAGATACAGCGGTCTGGTTGCCAAG TCTGCAGGGCAGGCACTCGGGAAGGGAAGATGGATGTAAAGTGTGGGAGACCGAGGACACAGTGGAGCCCACGAGCACGAGCTGGAACCCACGAGGATGGCCTGGAACCCATGTCAGTCTCTCACCACCTCCAGCTTCGATGATGTGGGTGTCCTGCAGAAGAAGCTGGTGCCCttcctcacagagttaa
- the MBD1 gene encoding methyl-CpG-binding domain protein 1 isoform X21 has product MAEDWLDCPALGPGWKRREVFRKSGATCGRSDTYYQSPTGDRIRSKVELTRYLGPACDLTLFDFKQGILCYPAPKAHPVAVANKKRKKPSRPAKTRKRQVGPQSGEVRKEAPRDETKADTDTAPASFPAPGCCENCGISFSGDGTQRQRLKTLCKDCRAQRIAFNREQRMFKRVGCGECAACQVTEDCGACSTCLLQLPHDVASGLFCKCERRRCLRIVERSRGCGVCRGCQTQEDCGRCPICLRPPRPGLRRQWKCVQRRCLRGKHARRKGGCDSKMAARRRPGAQPLPPPPPSQSPEPTEPHPRALAPSPPAEFIYYCVDEDELKRLLPSVWSESEDGAGSPPPYRRRKRPSSARRHHLGPTLKPTLATRTAQPDHTQAPTKQEAGGGFVLPPPGTDLVFLREGASSPVQVPGPVAASTEALLQAVDPGLPSVKQEPPDPEEDKEENKDDSASKLAPEEEAGGAGTPVITEIFSLGGTRFRDTAVWLPRAGTREGKMDVKCGRPRTQWSPRARAGTHEDGLEPMSVSHHLQLR; this is encoded by the exons CCCCACAGGAGACAGGATCCGAAGCAAAGTTGAGCTGACTCGATACCTGGGCCCTGCGTGTGATCTCACCCTCTTCGACTTCAAACAAGGCATCTTGTGCTATCCAGCCCCCAAG GCCCATCCTGTGGCTGTTGCCAACAAGAAGCGAAAGAAGCCTTCAAGGCCAGCCAAGACTCGGAAACGTCAGGTTGGACCCCAGAGTGGTGAGGTCAGGAAGGAGGCCCCAAGGGACGAGACCAAGGCTGACACTGACACAGCCCCAGCTTCATTCCCTGCTCCTGG ATGCTGTGAGAACTGTGGAATCAGCTTCTCAGGGGATGGCACCCAAAGGCAGCGGCTCAAAACGTTGTGCAAAGACTGTCGAG CACAGAGAATCGCCTTCAACCGAGAACAGAGAATGTTTAAG CGTGTGGGCTGTGGGGAGTGTGCAGCCTGCCAGGTAACAGAAGACTGTGGGGCCTGCTCCACGTGCCTCCTGCAGCTGCCCCATGATGTGGCATCGGGGCTGTTCTGCAAATGTGAACGGAGACGCTGCCTCCGGATTGTGGAAAGG AGCCGAGGGTGTGGAGTATGCCGGGGCTGTCAGACCCAAGAGGACTGTGGCCGCTGCCCCATCTGCCTTCGTCCTCCCCGCCCTGGTCTCAGGCGCCAGTGGAAATGTGTCCAGCGACGTTGCCTACGG GGTAAACATGCCCGCCGCAAAGGAGGCTGTGACTCCAAGATGGCTGCCAGGAGGCGCCCCGGAGCCCAGccactgcctccacctcccccatCACAGTCCCCAGAGCCCACAGAGCCG CACCCCAGAGCCCTGGCCCCCTCGCCACCTGCCGAATTCATCTATTACTGTGTAGACGAGGACGAGCTA AAGCGGCTGCTGCCCAGTGTCTGGTCAGAGTCTGAGGATGGGGCAGGATCGCCCCCACCTTACCGTCGTCGAAAGAGGCCCAGCTCTGCCCGACGTCACCATCTTGGGCCTACCTTGAAGCCCACCTTGGCTACACGCACAGCCCAACCAGACCATACCCAGGCTCCAACGAAGCAGGAAGCAGGTGGTGGCTTTGTGCTGCCCCCACCTGGCACTGACCTTGTGTTTTTACGGGAGGGCGCAAGCAGTCCTGTGCAGGTGCCAGGCCCTGTTGCAGCTTCCACAGAAGCCCTGTTGCAG GCAGTAGACCCAGGCCTGCCATCTGTGAAGCAAGAGCCACCTGACCCTGAGGAGGACAAGGAGGAGAACAAGGATGACTCTGCCTCCAAACTGGCcccagaggaagaggcaggaggggCTGGCACACCCGTG ATCACGGAGATTTTCAGCCTGGGTGGAACCCGCTTCCGAGATACAGCGGTCTGGTTGCCAAG GGCAGGCACTCGGGAAGGGAAGATGGATGTAAAGTGTGGGAGACCGAGGACACAGTGGAGCCCACGAGCACGAGCTGGAACCCACGAGGATGGCCTGGAACCCATGTCAGTCTCTCACCACCTCCAGCTTCGATGA
- the MBD1 gene encoding methyl-CpG-binding domain protein 1 isoform X18: protein MAEDWLDCPALGPGWKRREVFRKSGATCGRSDTYYQSPTGDRIRSKVELTRYLGPACDLTLFDFKQGILCYPAPKAHPVAVANKKRKKPSRPAKTRKRQVGPQSGEVRKEAPRDETKADTDTAPASFPAPGCCENCGISFSGDGTQRQRLKTLCKDCRAQRIAFNREQRMFKSRGCGVCRGCQTQEDCGRCPICLRPPRPGLRRQWKCVQRRCLRGKHARRKGGCDSKMAARRRPGAQPLPPPPPSQSPEPTEPHPRALAPSPPAEFIYYCVDEDELQPYTNRRQNRKCGACAACLRRMDCGRCDFCCDKPKFGGSNQKRQKCRWRQCLQFAMKRLLPSVWSESEDGAGSPPPYRRRKRPSSARRHHLGPTLKPTLATRTAQPDHTQAPTKQEAGGGFVLPPPGTDLVFLREGASSPVQVPGPVAASTEALLQEAQCSGLSWVVALPQVKQEKADTQDEWTPGTAVLTSPVLVPGCPSKAVDPGLPSVKQEPPDPEEDKEENKDDSASKLAPEEEAGGAGTPVITEIFSLGGTRFRDTAVWLPRSKDLKKPGARKQ from the exons CCCCACAGGAGACAGGATCCGAAGCAAAGTTGAGCTGACTCGATACCTGGGCCCTGCGTGTGATCTCACCCTCTTCGACTTCAAACAAGGCATCTTGTGCTATCCAGCCCCCAAG GCCCATCCTGTGGCTGTTGCCAACAAGAAGCGAAAGAAGCCTTCAAGGCCAGCCAAGACTCGGAAACGTCAGGTTGGACCCCAGAGTGGTGAGGTCAGGAAGGAGGCCCCAAGGGACGAGACCAAGGCTGACACTGACACAGCCCCAGCTTCATTCCCTGCTCCTGG ATGCTGTGAGAACTGTGGAATCAGCTTCTCAGGGGATGGCACCCAAAGGCAGCGGCTCAAAACGTTGTGCAAAGACTGTCGAG CACAGAGAATCGCCTTCAACCGAGAACAGAGAATGTTTAAG AGCCGAGGGTGTGGAGTATGCCGGGGCTGTCAGACCCAAGAGGACTGTGGCCGCTGCCCCATCTGCCTTCGTCCTCCCCGCCCTGGTCTCAGGCGCCAGTGGAAATGTGTCCAGCGACGTTGCCTACGG GGTAAACATGCCCGCCGCAAAGGAGGCTGTGACTCCAAGATGGCTGCCAGGAGGCGCCCCGGAGCCCAGccactgcctccacctcccccatCACAGTCCCCAGAGCCCACAGAGCCG CACCCCAGAGCCCTGGCCCCCTCGCCACCTGCCGAATTCATCTATTACTGTGTAGACGAGGACGAGCTA CAGCCCTACACGAACCGCCGGCAGAACCGCAAGTGCGGGGCCTGTGCAGCCTGCCTACGGCGGATGGACTGTGGCCGCTGCGACTTCTGCTGCGACAAGCCCAAATTCGGGGGCAGCAACCAGAAGCGCCAGAAGTGTCGTTGGCGCCAATGCCTGCAGTTTGCCATG AAGCGGCTGCTGCCCAGTGTCTGGTCAGAGTCTGAGGATGGGGCAGGATCGCCCCCACCTTACCGTCGTCGAAAGAGGCCCAGCTCTGCCCGACGTCACCATCTTGGGCCTACCTTGAAGCCCACCTTGGCTACACGCACAGCCCAACCAGACCATACCCAGGCTCCAACGAAGCAGGAAGCAGGTGGTGGCTTTGTGCTGCCCCCACCTGGCACTGACCTTGTGTTTTTACGGGAGGGCGCAAGCAGTCCTGTGCAGGTGCCAGGCCCTGTTGCAGCTTCCACAGAAGCCCTGTTGCAG GAGGCCCAGTGCTCTGGCCTGAGTTGGGTTGTGGCCTTACCCCAGGTGAAGCAAGAGAAGGCGGATACCCAGGACGAGTGGACACCAGGCACAGCTGTCCTGACTTCTCCCGTATTGGTGCCTGGCTGCCCTAGCAAG GCAGTAGACCCAGGCCTGCCATCTGTGAAGCAAGAGCCACCTGACCCTGAGGAGGACAAGGAGGAGAACAAGGATGACTCTGCCTCCAAACTGGCcccagaggaagaggcaggaggggCTGGCACACCCGTG ATCACGGAGATTTTCAGCCTGGGTGGAACCCGCTTCCGAGATACAGCGGTCTGGTTGCCAAG GTCCAAAGACCTTAAAAAACCTGGAGCTAGAAAGCAGTAG